A window of Plasmodium vinckei vinckei genome assembly, chromosome: PVVCY_03 genomic DNA:
aatatatccatGAAAAactattgtattttttcatttattaatttttttcgttttctATAGAATTAATTAATGTAACTGTTGTAATAAGCTTCGtcatattcattaaaagcatttatggatataaatattatattatttgttttttcaaataaatattaatttttctctaaaaatacaacatttttaatattttaattgtaaaaaaaatatatgtatataataatttttctataaaaaatatttttttgaaatttgttatacaaattgttttttaatataatttataatatattggtatatttattgataCGGTTGTAagttgtatatttataaacttatatttttctattattgtttacatacgaacaaattaataagcatcaattaaataataaaatattagatacatatatttttttttatatgaataaatacaaacatataatgaaaacataaaaaaatcgtcgttgttatttatatttaaatggtttttaatttattatattttatttaccgtttttttgcaaattttttttttcaccgACTGGtatgtaataatttattttatttataaatatatctcAGAATATACAACAtcatgtttattatttctattaaAATGGTACAAAACATTCATGCTTTCAAATTTAAtccaaacaaaataaaattccaTATCAAatcacaaaaaataatacatatataaccaatttaatgaaaaggatacaaattcattttattccaaatcgaaaaaagaaatatatttaatggcattattttttttttcatcatattcTTTAACAAATGTTAATAcgccttttttatttaaacaataaaatattttaacttttataaataataattgaaaaCGGAATATTATAACCCTGTTATAATAGAGAATTCcattatatagaaaatttattttatgttttattataaaatatgaaatggAGCCTTAACCCGGCTcccttttataaaaattaattatattaatagacaaatttactatttactattttttaaatttatacattttttaaattcgaCTTCAAATATAagttaattaaatttataattttaaagaattgtgctttcttttataaacaaaaaaatcaacaaaaaaaataaattaataaatggtaCAGGATCTGCCTGCATaagtttgtatatatttaataatgattttttttttcttcgaACGGGGTTTATAACAGAagtttccatttttttcatgtcaactgattttataattattttcatcggTCTTTTCCCCCAATTGAATTTATAACCTttttcatgtttttttttctctttattTCCTTTCTCCATACAGATGACAAATactaacataaaaatatatgaaatttataatcttttacaataatgaaaattttttaatagtgcagtatttaataattatattattatttaccttatacacaattaataaaataatgggTATTAAAATAAGTGTAACCGAAACTCCAGTTAAACTACACTGCTCAGATGTGCAACACAATATGTGGCACTcatcaaatttattttaggTTTACAATCCCCTGATCCATTCCATGTAGTTGGAATTATATTCCAGGGGGTTCTCGAAATGGAGTCAGAATTTGGCGATTTTAACAATTGAACATTTATTTGGACAGTTGTTTTTTGAGTAGATGCATCGGTTTGCGGAGGGAGCGATGTGGTCGACTGTGGTTGTAAAGATGATTGTGACTGTGATTATAGCTGGGTTTGTTGTGTGGGATTTGCAGGTCCTTTTGGTAGTATAGGTGGTGATGTTACAGTTGTTGGTTTTGAAGGTAGATGTGGTGAAAATGGTGATGCCACtggtttagggtttagaGGTTCTTGAACTTTTGGTGCAGGCttggttttttttttctcagcatttgaatttattttttcgcATTCTTCACAATTAAATCCAACTGTAatcgttttttttgatCGCTTTAGAGAAGGAAGATCTTTAAATTAGAAGTCACTGCACTTTTAATATGACAACGATTTCggttaatattaataatatattttttttaatttttatattgtgtCTTTAAagtatttaataaattaaagtATGAATCACATTCGTTAATATCATTATAAAGACTTATATacttattataaaaattggtAGAATCGTTTTTAATCCCTTGCGTATTGGGATTATCTTTTGAATATTTCATAGTGATGTAAGATGTTTGTTGAAATAACTGATAATATCtacttatataataaatattggCAACCTTCAAATGTCTTTTTTTAGTTATTAAATTGTTATGATTATTAAATACATCCGatttcattaaataattattataaaaatcacTTAAAGTTGATGAGCCATAACTTTATGTCTGAAATAATCTATAACCTAGCCATAACATAGCGTATTCAACATATTGGTTATTAGcgttttcacttttttgtGTACGTTGAGGTATTTTGAGCAATTCAGTAAATAAATGTGACCATAGAGCGAGAATTCCTTCAAGATCggttttacatttttttttaatgatcCATCATAAGGGCAACTTTGTATGTATGGTCCttttatgttatttattttatttaagaTAAGTTTTCCTTCCTCAAAGAGGATATCagcttttataaatattttagactaagaaaaatttagtaaaatttaataaaaatatgtattaatgaaaactttattaaaataaagtttaatataatatatagtaaatataatgtatGGAATCGAAAGAGAATATTTCTATTTaaaaatcatttatttacCACTTCCATAGACATTGTAATGAAATTACGTTTTAAAATTGCATATTTAGACATCATCTCTAGATTAAACATACAGGGATGGTAATATATTTGGTCAACATTTATagacaaataaatatgatcaaattataaacaaattaataaaaatatcgtCTTAACCCAAAGCATCGATTCAtagaacaaaaatatagccCATAGTACAGACCCCCCGATCTAAAATATTGGTTCCTTAAAACGTAGCTCTAAACTTAAATTTGAATCACCAATATagcttataattttattaacaaatgcatttatattaagtttatttaaataattataaatattagctaaaaatgaataaattcaaaatcaattaatatataatatatatgcacgGAAATAAGGATAAATAAGTTTTGGAAAACActaaataaagatatattcattatattttaaattaaaaaatatatactactAAAAAAaccaattaaataaaatttcgttattctataaaatataaagttgTAACCTATAttccataaaatattaaatatatgatttttaattatataaacaagtataataaaacataataacAAAGAGTGGTTATTATAACATTAtgtatattgttttttttttatttctaatttaataaatttgtaccatttaataaatatagaagcTATATACGGTACATGCATTATTGTAAACCCACTCCATCCTGCGctaatatacaaaatacaAGATACTATATATGTCAAACTCGCCATGATGCATTTTCGTCCTGATTCTATTAACTTTTGAttcgtttttattttcttataattattacttGATATAATTTCACAATATTTATCTTCAAAATTATCACCTTTAATCTCCAAGaaattttcttcattttccaATTGTTTAATGCCTTCATGTTCTGATACAGAATTATATTCATCTTGTTCTGTTATGTTTTTATCTTGTATCGGTTGTATTTCTAATTTGCCATTCCTTAAATTTTCAAGCTCTTTTTTTGCTTCTTCTAATTCATTTTGAAGTTCATATATTAACTTTTTCGCTTCTTcacttatattatttaaatttggtaatgtattattttctttattctTATTTACATGTgaatttatcatatttagaAGGCATGCCATTTCTTTGTCATCATCATTGTAGgcattatatacatttacaAAATCCAAAGCTGATTCgtaaaaatgatttaaatcGAATTGATTATCTGCATCTGCTAATGTCCTATTATTtctaaaatttattacacTACTCTGAAGGTATATGCTTCTCTCGTTTGCATAGTATAATTCCTGAAaagaaatgaaatatttattaatatatatataataattttaattgtttCCTCAGCATACGTATCTTACCAGTATAtgaaacaataatataaggTTATTGTAAAACAAACAGATACGAAGATTGTAATGAAATGTgattaataaaagaaaataatgtgTAACTTACATTTTGGGTATATTCAAAAGAGCAAATCATAATTGATaacaaaacatattttaaaatactggttatcattttcaactTGActcattaaataaataaagtcATATATGTGTTTgaaataatgatgataacTTCATATTGATTAATTTATTgttcaaaattttatgaataaatgaatatgatatttatttcatttattatttttgtcattttCAATCGAACTAATTAATCTATAACCGTGTAGTAAGCTTcttatattcattaaaagTGCTTatggatataaatattatattattttttttaaataaatattaatttctCATAAGAGTacaccatttttatattttaattaaaagaaatgcGTAACATATAATCTAAATACACAAAAACGTATATCTTTGTtctgaatatttttttatttgaatcatattaaatacaagaaattatttttaatatttaaaatataaaaattattccaTTAATTTGTTGCACatatctttatataaatatataataacttCATCATCTGATATATAAGCATACAattgcaaaaaaattatatttatgtttttttcaaataacaCCCCATGCTTGTACAGAACgcattattttaattataagcaaataaatttatgtaaCAAATTTAGCcccaattatatttttgcatattttgcatatttttgcATAAATAAGTCTTCAGTATAATTTAAAGGCTCATTTAACAACAGGGTTGATACTTTATATGCTTATGTGTTTTATTGTTTGTTTACAAgaagttatatatatcaattatggtaataaaatattagctgtatatatgttgtaaatcaatatatataaacatatcaAAAACAATTAACAAATCATCGTTATTGTTTTCATCGAAAtgcaattttatttcttatatttttttaaatattaatattatttaataatatttcatattttattttttcttcgtttttttttaaatttgtgGTCTCCACAGATAGGCATgtagtatttttatttatataatatgcttttaatatataataataaatgtattatttctattaaaataatataaaatattaatacttTCAAGTATATCTCGTATAAATCATAACGAATAATACATATGAAACCAGAAAGTCAAATAACATAATAACCTAACGCTTTATTTTATCGTATTcattaaacatattttattgtacttttaatatttatatatatatattatctttatttttataaataatatttaaatgcaacataaataatagcacattatttattacagTGCATTTcctcatataaaaaaaatattttgatttttttataaaaataggaTAAATGATCCTTAATATACTCCCAATATTAAGccattgtttatttatactaataaattaatttacttatttttcatttttaatacttATATAGACTTTTTGATTCAAATTTATGGAGTTTCGACCccaaaataaaagttattaattgaatttataattcCAAAGAATCgtcttttcttttataaacaaaaaaaatcaacaaaaaaaataaattaataaacgGCACAGGACCAGCCTGCATaagtttgtatatatttaatgatgGAGATTTTTCCTTATAAACGGAATTTATAGATTTTTTagtattctttttttgattagatgattttataattatttgtatttgtttttttcctcCAATTGAATTTATAACCTTTTTcatgtttgttttttttttcaattccTTTCTCCGCCCAAATGACAAATACTAacataaattatgaaaaataaatagtgtTTTATgaggaaatattttaaaaatagtacacatcataattttcttttatttaccTTGTACAGAATAGTTAAAGTAATGGGTATTAGAATAACTATAATTGaaattacaatttttttgtatttttttaatacatatcCATCATCTATTCCTGTTATTCCATTTCCTTTTATTCCACTACCCGAACCTACTGATCCACCTCCTTGATTGGTACCTGGAATTGGGGTATGGATGATTGGATTGCTTTGGAGATTCGTTTCATTTCCTATTCCCCCTCCTAAATCTTTTTGTTCATCCCCTACAGTTCCTTGTTTGTTTTCTTTAGGTTCTTTAATATTGTCTGTATCCTTTGATTCACTAACTGAGGGAGGTGATACACCTCCAGGAATATGTGAATCCGTTATTTGACGTGATTGGTGTgaattatcattttgtaACACCTTTGAAGGCATTGCAGGCAGCCCAGATGGTGAGGATTTTCCTTGTTGGTCCTTTATTTGTGGTAGAATAGAACTATCCTTATCCCCtgttttcgttttttttggaTCTTCTGGTGCTCCTTGACTTGGTGATTTGATACTTGTCGAGGGGACATTCAGTGGGGGGGTTTTCATTTCTGTATCATTTTTTGGCACATCAATTGAATTTTCTTGTTTAGAGCCTGAATTTTCCTGTTGACCATCTTGTGGTCGCTCTGGTTTATCTGTTGTATCGCCCCCTTGCTCTTTTATTTGACCTGGTGAATTATGTTGGTCACTATCTGGACCTTTTGATGTATTCTCTTGCTTTGGTAATGGATCAGCTCCACCATTTGATACACCTTGAGAATCGTGTGATCCTTTTTGAGTCGTTGTGTCCGATACTGATGGCTGTGTTTCTAGCGATGGTGATGTTGGTTGTAGTTTTGGTTGTTTTAATTCTGTCGATGGTACTGATGATAACGCTGGTTGTGATGATTTTGAGGGTGATGATCCCTCTGTTTTAGGTTTTGTAGATTCTGGTTTTGCAGGTGGTACAGGTACTTGTACTTGTGGCTGTGGTACCTGTGGTGGTTCTGGTAGTACTTTCTGCAGCGATGGTGATGATGATGTCGGTGGTCGTTCACCTGATGCTGCTGATTTTGTAGCTGGCTCTTCTGGTTTTTGTGATTGACGTGGACGTGGTGATGATTCCGCTGGTTTAGCTTTTGGAACTTTTGACCCAGGTTTGAAGGGTTTGTTCACAGCCTTTGAATTTACGTTTTTGCATCCTCGGGAAATAAATCCAGATGTAGCTCCTTTATCTAATTTTATTCTAGGGCTAAGATCTTTAAGATTAGAATGTAGTTCTTTTACTTTGTGATTTGGAGCATTCTTAAtaagattttttttaaattggcCATATGCTACTTTTAtactatttaataaaataagataTGAATTGCATTcgttaatattattataaagaaTTTTATACTTCTTTTGAAAAACTTTAAAATCGTTTTGAATTTTTCTCATATCGAGTTTATTTGGTGAATATTTCAAAGTCATATAGCATACTTCTTTAAATAACTCATAATATCGccacatataataaagattGACCTCCTTTAAATGCTCtgttttctttattaaatcggtatgtttattaaatatatccgatttcattaaatgattattataaaaattccTTAAGATTGTTGAATTATAAGTTTCTGTTTGAAATAATCTATAACCTAGCCACATCATAACGTACTCAACATATTggttatcattattttcacgTTTCTGTGGCCCATTGgaaattttttgtaattcaATAAATAGATGTGAGCATAGAGCTATAATTACTTGAAGATTCTCTTTACATTTATGTGGTTCTGAtggattattattatagcaGTCCTGCATGTAATTcccaattttatttattttattaaaatcagGCTTGTCATCCATAAAACACTCATCAACATcgtgaaatattttacactaggaaaatttgtataaaatttaacaaaaatatatattaatgaaaattttactaaaataaagtttaataataatatataggaAATATAATGTATGTAATAAAGACAACATttctatttaaaaataatgcattTACCACTTCCTTAGCCATTGCAATGaaattatgttttaaatCTGAATATTAAATGGcataatatcatttttatataaaacttaTATACTATgccaaaataatttatataattacgTATCCTTCTATATGAAGCTGTCAGTAGTTAAGCGAAATATTAGTATTATTCTCAATactataatgaaataaaacttGTATTAACTTTGTTCCAATTTAGattagtatttttattttgtgatTTGTTTGAAtcattttatcatatgCGAAATATCgctattattaataatattcgGAATAGCTTCATGGTATAATTTTGTGTAATCTTTCATGagtttaaataaaacatattttctaATCATTATACGCCTTTATATAGAGAATTATgaattctttatatttatagtaAAGATGCCAtcgattttatattattataaatatataaagaattagaaatgtgttattattgtaattgttaaaaatgtatttgtaCCGCATTATTTGAATgccatttattaatatacgTTATTATTAAACGTGAAATATTACAcctttcatattatttctaataaatataaaacacaaTTTGTattcaaatttaatattttctttttctaaaCATATGACATATAATatcattaattaatatatataaattaataattcattttagAATATGTAATAACTTTGCTTATGTATTAAcattatttctatataaatataattaatgaatAGTTTTGAGTGCATATTTTATCtaatttttgaaattaaaaaagcaTAATGTATAAATTAAGTTAATCGAGGTATTACaattaaaatgaatatgaatataaattagttTTTAAgtaatagtatatatataatgtgtATCATTCGTTTCattcttattatttaatgtataaatgattaaaaaatatattttaaacttaaagaaaataaatataatcgTGTTTGTgcaatttaatttaaatatattagtttttaattttaaaattctATTAATACTTCGGCTAGaataatgaattataatatgaGAAGCAATGCAACATATTTACCATTTTAGATGAACATTTTACTTATAACCTAAACATATATGAtgtattgtatattttataataaaacgcTATTTAGGTTTAGATGTAAAAATCTATACTTTTAGGatgattatataattattaatataattaatattataatacttGGTAATGTTGATTCTAATACTACCACATTAAAgcttatttaaataaatgttataatattttatatgatcTTGTGtgcataaaattttaatctTATCACCcgtttaataatatatataatgaatttataCTCATGTGATGTATCAAATAAACGTAATCTATTTTTTcgtatttaataatatattaatctaatattattattgttgttAATAATGGTATATCATTGTATGTTACAATGAGATAATTAATGCACCCAAGAATAATTCT
This region includes:
- a CDS encoding fam-b protein → MITSILKYVLLSIMICSFEYTQNELYYANERSIYLQSSVINFRNNRTLADADNQFDLNHFYESALDFVNVYNAYNDDDKEMACLLNMINSHVNKNKENNTLPNLNNISEEAKKLIYELQNELEEAKKELENLRNGKLEIQPIQDKNITEQDEYNSVSEHEGIKQLENEENFLEIKGDNFEDKYCEIISSNNYKKIKTNQKLIESGRKCIMASLTYIVSCILYISAGWSGFTIMHVPYIASIFIKWYKFIKLEIKKKQYT
- a CDS encoding CIR protein PIR protein produces the protein MAKEVCKIFHDVDECFMDDKPDFNKINKIGNYMQDCYNNNPSEPHKCKENLQVIIALCSHLFIELQKISNGPQKRENNDNQYVEYVMMWLGYRLFQTETYNSTILRNFYNNHLMKSDIFNKHTDLIKKTEHLKEVNLYYMWRYYELFKEVCYMTLKYSPNKLDMRKIQNDFKVFQKKYKILYNNINECNSYLILLNSIKVAYGQFKKNLIKNAPNHKVKELHSNLKDLSPRIKLDKGATSGFISRGCKNVNSKAVNKPFKPGSKVPKAKPAESSPRPRQSQKPEEPATKSAASGERPPTSSSPSLQKVLPEPPQVPQPQVQVPVPPAKPESTKPKTEGSSPSKSSQPALSSVPSTELKQPKLQPTSPSLETQPSVSDTTTQKGSHDSQGVSNGGADPLPKQENTSKGPDSDQHNSPGQIKEQGGDTTDKPERPQDGQQENSGSKQENSIDVPKNDTEMKTPPLNVPSTSIKSPSQGAPEDPKKTKTGDKDSSILPQIKDQQGKSSPSGLPAMPSKVLQNDNSHQSRQITDSHIPGGVSPPSVSESKDTDNIKEPKENKQGTVGDEQKDLGGGIGNETNLQSNPIIHTPIPGTNQGGGSVGSGSGIKGNGITGIDDGYVLKKYKKIVISIIVILIPITLTILYKYLSFGRRKELKKKTNMKKVINSIGGKKQIQIIIKSSNQKKNTKKSINSVYKEKSPSLNIYKLMQAGPVPFINLFFLLIFFVYKRKDDSLEL